A stretch of DNA from Pelosinus sp. IPA-1:
ATAAATAAATTATTCCACTATGCGGAATAATTTATTTATTATATTAATATACCCTGTAAAAATAAGAAAAACGTTACGCGTCCTTTTTGAACCACAAAGACACAAAGGTCACAAAGGGGTTATATCCATTTCATTCCCATCTTTTTTTGTGTGCCGCGATAGCGGCATTGTGTCTTTGTGGTTCAATCTTTTTAACTAGAAACTTATAAATTCTGATACCACACACAAAAAAGACACCTTACAACCAATTCTTGGTTGCAAGGTGTCTTAGTAACAAGAACTAAGAGAGAAGATTATTCGACCTCTTCCTCGTCTTCTTCGCCTGCTATAATATATTCAAAGGTATCAAGAATATTAGAATGATGTTCTTCTAACGCGTCACTCATCAATCTTAAAACTGCCCCAGTTTGCTCTTCGGGCAAGCCCATGGCAATAATAACATCCGATAAACGATCTTCGAGAAGCTCAATATCATCTGTAAACAACACTGGAATTTCATCCGTCATTTCAGGATCTTTTTCTTCACAACCGCACATAATACACACTCCTTTTTTCCTATCAATTTAATCAACTAAGCACCAATCACACTTTTAGCATTTGGTGTTTTTACTTGTCCAATACCATAGTACCACGTATTTCCAGTGATGTCTTGTAAACAATTTGTAAATCTTGTAGAAAAATAATAGTTTTTTTCTTTATTTGCGAAATTTCGCGGTCTGTAGCCTATTCTTCTACCGACGCCAGAGAACGGTGGGCCAATCCTACGGCTACTTCATTAAGATTCAAAACCCCCACACCAAAATAAACTGCTACGCAAATATGTTCACCATGACGGGCGATCCCGATCTTTCCGCCCACATTAAGCCCAACTGCTTTCGACGTAATTTGTTCTAAGGCCGCATGTGTCGCACCAGCAACAGCCCCTTCACCGACATGATTGGCACTGACCAATCCCTGACGTTCGGCGGCCACCACTGCCCGTTCAATAATTTTTTTGACGGAACCTAAATATTCCCCGCCAAAATCAACAGCAACAGAACGGATATCACGAGCGTTCAAGCGCTTCTGGATCTCTTTCTCATCCTGTCGATCCTCACTAATCGCCATATTCATTGCTGCCCTACCGACAACAATACTCGTAATTTCCACTTAGGCTGCCTCCCTCTTTTGTATGACTGTAATTTTTTCGTTATCTACGATGGCAACAATAAAGAAAGTAACAAGGCAAACCAACCACTCCATGTAGATGGGATGGGCAAAAATCTGAATTGAGGGGAACATTTGCCAAGCAAACAATGTTATCATACCTGCCAGCGTCGTATAAAAGGCAGAATTTCGACGACAGAAGTTTGGTGCAAACATAGTAAATAAAAATACCAAGGTAAAAGCTGTTGTAAGACTAAGACCAATTAGCATCGTCTTTACAATACCTACAGCATTAAAGGCAAACCACAAGGTAGCGATTCCTAATCCTAAAATAGAAGATCGATTGATGACTGTGTATTTTTCATCACTTACACTAGGATTAATGAAACGCTTGTAAATATCTTGAGAAAACAAAGTCCCTGCAGCTAGTAAAATATGGCACGCAGTGGCAACATCCGCTGCCCATAATGCTGCCAATGTCAGTCCAGAAATGATAGGGTCTAATCCCATAATCATTTGAGGAAGTGCTAATGTTGCATTCATACCTGGATGTGCAACCCTAGCTGCCATTCCCATAATGGCACACAAAAAACCTACGGGGAAAATTAAAAGTGCCCCCCACAGAAATCCCTTTTTCGCAGCCTTTCCATCTACTGCCGAACAAGCAACCTGCACAGGCCCCTGGGCCGTAATCGTTTGCGTCATCATAACAGCAAACCAACCAACAATCGTCGCTAATCCCAATCCACCAAGAGGACTAAACCAGTCTACATTAGAGGGTAAAGAGGCCGCCAGATTGGATAAACCACCTTGATTAGAAACAGTCGTCACCGTGCTAATCAGCACACCAATGTAAATTAAAGTCACACTTAAAATATTGGACAAACCTGATGACCATAAGCCACCAATCAATGTCGTGCCAATAAATACTATGGCACTGGTTATCATGCCCCCCTGGAAGGAAAATATACCAGGTAAAAGCGAAGACAAGATAGCTCCGCCCGCAAGATATTGAAGTGAGGTAATCACCAACTGAATGGTGATCATTCCTAAAACACTAATTGCTCGCCCTTTTTTATCATAATAACGTTCAAACAATTCCGGTATCGTCGTACAATCCATCTCCCGGTACTTTTCTGCTGCCACCATTGCCATCAATACAGCTCCTGCCGCCCAGGCTACATTGTACCATCCAGCAGCAATACCATATTGATAGGCATTTTCTGCAACACCAATCGTCGATGCTGCGCCAATCGCCGTACCCGCAATGTTCGTTGCCACTAGCAGTGTGGTAAGCTTGCGTCCAGCAAAGAGAAAACCGGTACTACTTTCCGTCCTGCGTTTAACATAAATACTAATCCCAAACAAAACACAAATATAAAGAATAATGATTACGAGTTGAATATTCATTTTTACCATCCTACCTTCCTACAAATAATGTACAGAAATTGGCTAAAAACAAAAAACACTCCACAAAAGGAGTGCACAATGCCCTTATAACCATCCTGCCATCCTACAAATGATACAACCATCTTACTATACTACTATTCTACGTAATAATTATATAAGTAATGGTGAGACTATGTCAAATGGTAAACACAATATAGCGTTGCACTTGTGTAGCCCTACGGCAAATCTCACTTGCCGCGAACCATTGTATTTACATAATAAATATTGTATTATTGCACTAAATCATTCCAAATTCTCATTATAGAAAGAAGGACCTACAAATGAAATCTTTTATTACCTATAAAGTATCCAAAGAGCATGCAGGTTTTACTCTTGAGGAATACCTAAAGCAAATCTTACAATATTCTGGAAGAAAAATTCAAAAGCTGACACGACAAAAGGGTATTTTTTTAAATGGTAAAAAAGTTTTTCTGCAAAAAAAAATTAAGGCAGAAGATACATTACGAGTCCTACAATCTGAGGATTTGTCTTATGGGGTAGAACCTGAACAGGGTCATATCGAAATACTCTACGAAGACGATACCATGTTAGTCTTACATAAACCAGCCTATCAGCTCGTTCATCCTACAGGGCAAACCACTAGCGGTACATTAGCAAATTATCTTGCTTACTTACTTAAAGAGCGAGGCACTATAAGCACAGTTCGCCCTGTACACCGACTAGATAGGGAAACCTCAGGTTGTATCATCTTCGCAAAGGATTCCCGTAGTCAATTCATCCTAGAACAGCAACTAAAGGCCGGAACCTTAAAACGTACCTATTGGGCTTTGGTAAAAGGAATCGTCAATCCAACTGCTGCAACCATTAATGCCCCAATCGGTTTTCACGCCACCTTGGCCAACCGACGGGCGATAAACGAAAAAGGTGAACATGCTGTCACTCACTACCAAACCATCCAAACATTATCCTCAGCTTCATTACTTGAATTACATTTAGAAACGGGGCGAACCCACCAAATTCGAATTCATTTAGCACATATTGGCTACCCTATTATAGGAGACGCCATGTACGGAATTCGCACGTCTTGGATGCCAAGGCAAGCTTTACATGCGGCTTCTATTACTTTTAGACAAGTAGAAAGCAATGAGGAAATTACAGTAAAAGCCCCCCTACCGCAGGACTTTCTAGAGGCCATCAACTTTTGTAAAAAAGAAAATCCCTTTTAACTGATACATTTTGATATTATAAGAAAAGACTTGGCTTGTGCCAATACATCGGACGCGGGCAGAAGCCTTAGTCGTTCTTACTTGGAATCAAGAAGGTGTTATACTTTCTGATTCCGTAAACAACCGGGTGATAATTCTTTTTTGAATTATCACCCGGTTGTTTCAAGACGACCTCATCACCAAATCTATGTAAACTTTTATTTAAGAAAAGACTTGGCTTATGCCAAGTCCTCAGACGCAGGCAGAAGCCTTAGTCGCTCTTACTTGGAATCAAGGAAGTGTTATACTTTCTGATTCCGCAAAAAAGCACCGCAATAGCTGCGATGCTTTGGTTTTTACTTGGTGCCGAGGACCGGAATCGAACCGGTACGGAGATCACTCTCCGAGGGATTTTAAGTCCCTTGCGTCTGCCAGTTCCGCCACCCCGGCATATTTTAATATGCCAAACTGTTAAAGGCAGTATATAAAAATCGAATTGGAGGCGACACCTAGATTTGAACTAGGGAATAAAGGTTTTGCAAACCTCTGCCTTACCACTTGGCTATGTCGCCATAATTTGGAGCGGGAAACGAGATTCGAACTCGCGACCCTCGCCTTGGCAAGGCGATGCTCTACCGCTGAGCTATTCCCGCATTAATAACCATGTCTTAAAGCAAAATGTTCTTTATTTTTCTATTTATAGAAGATGGTCGGAGCGGCAGGATTCGAACCTGCGACCCCCTGGTCCCAAGCCAGGTGCTCTACCAAGCTGAGCCACGCCCCGAAATTTTTATCACCATTTATTGAAAAAACAACCGTAATTGCTGTTCAATAATTTACTGGGGTGACGAGTTCTAATTATAGCAGACATTTAAATATACGTCAACAGGTTATCTTCTTGTTTTTTTATTTTTTTCTAATAAACCAAAATCAGGGATTTCAGAATTTTTTTAGCCAACTCATAAGAAAAACGCTACGCGTCCTTTTCAAACCACTAAGACACAAAGGTCACAAAGGATTTCTATCCATTTCATTCCCATCTTCTTTGTGTGCCGCGATAGCGGCATTGTGTTATGAATTCTGATACCACTAGAAAAACCCTACAGTTTATTCTTAAACTATAGGGCCCTTATATTCTTTTAACACATTATCATCAAATAATTGCTGCTGCGAGTTTTGCTCCTAGGTTTCGGCAAAGATCAAGTCCTGACTCATCAGGAGTATTGTGAATCATCAGCCCTTCTGCTTCCAATTTAGCTCCCTGCTCTTCCATTCTTTCTGCCCAGTCTTTCAGCCACTGTCCATCGCCCCAATCATAAGAACCAAACAGAACTAAAGGTATGGAAGATAAGTTTTCACCCTCCAAATCTTGAATAAAAGGTTCCATTTCCATCTCTTCTAACACTTCATTTCCCATTGCCGAGCAGCCCAATGCCACAGCATCCGACGTAAGTACATCAGCCTTGCTTGCTTTATCTACAGATAGCAAATTTACAGAAATTCCTTCTAAGGCAGCACCTGCTGCAATGGCTTCAGCCATCTGCTTCGTATTCCCTGTTCCACTCCAATAAATAACTGTAATTTTCTTCATATCCTATCCCCCATTTTCTTGAATTTCAATTGAGACTAATTGTCAATATTTTTTCTAAAAAAATATCACTCTTACTAAATTAAACATCCACAAAGCAAGAAATTATCCGATAAAATGCAAAAAGCAGGCCTGAAGATGCTACTTTCCGTCACTCGCAAATTGATAATTTTTCTCAATTACACAAGCTAATATTAACAACAATATTACTTTCTGTCAACAAAAAAATGCTTACATTCTTAGGCAAAAAACAGGGAGAAATTAGAGTCATCTAATAAAAAAAACAGGCCTGCAATTATTATAAATTGCAGGCTGTTTGATTAATCGCTTATTGATCAATCATTATTTCTTTCATTCTATAATAAGAGGGTTTTGGCTGATAATCAGCATCAAATAGCAATCCATTACCTAACTGAAAGTACTCAAACATAGGTGCTAGAGAAGAATACCGGTCAGTGACACCCCATTGTCCAAAACTTTTCAGCTTATCTTGCCTGATACTCATTGCCAGCATGTCACCAAAACCACGGGCTTGCTCATTTAGTCGACGAGGCGTCGGCTTTGCGTTTAGATTCACATCCATCTCAGAAACTCGAACCTCTAGGCCCAAGTCCACTATCTTTTGCATATTTATTGCTACGAGCTCAGGCTGGGAACCGACATATTTACCAGCTTCCATGTCCTCATGCATTTGAAAGCCAATTCCATGTATTGGCACACCACGAGCTAAAAGACGTTTTACCAATGCATATAAAACATCAAATTTCTCACCTGGCTCCTCAATACCATATTCATTTAAATAAAGTCGAGCATTTTCATCCGTTGCATTTGCCTCACGAAAGGCAAAATCAATATACTCTTCTCCCATAGCCTGAAACCAGGGATTGGCGGAACGCAGCCCCTTATTCGTATTGTATCCCATATCTTTCAACGGTTCATTTACAACATCCCACTCGGCAACTTTTCCCTTATAATGACCTACCACAGTTCGAATGTGCTCAGAAAGAATTTGTTTTACTTCATCTGACGAATGTCGTCCCTCCGTTACCCACCTAGGCAATGCCTCATGCCACACTAAAGCATGTCCATGGACGCGGATATTATTGTTTTGAGCAAATTCAACTAAAGCATCTGCCTCATTAAATGCATAAACAGTAGGACCTGGATGGATAAACTGAAACTTCATATCATTTTCAGGAGTAACCATACTAAATTCCCGTCCTACCAGAGACTGATATTTTTCATCTGTAACTAAAGGAATCGCCGCAACGGCTGCACCAATATAAATTGGCTTATCCCGAGAAGAAGCAATTGCCCGTAAGGAATCAGGGTTGAAAGTGTAGGCTTTAAGTGGTTCGCGGTCTATGACTTGTACTTTAGATACTGTAGAAAGAGACTGGGCTGAAAGTTGACGAATTGTAAACCCGCCTCCTTGTTCTGCATCGGCTCCAAATACAATTTCTCCATTACTAAATACTCCTGGATCAGCTAATCGTCCAACTTGCTTTCCATTTATTTCAAATAAGAAATTCCCACCTATTCTAGACACACTCATTGTTACAATCCCTGTCGCCCCATCACCAAATTTCTTGACGATTGGATCAGGTGAACTACCATCCCAAACAAATACCATAAGCACCCCATTCTTTACTCCCAAACGAAGTCTCTTACCTTCTTGCCGCCATTCATCGTAAATAATTGGCAATGTTCCGTAAAGATCTAAATAGGCCTCTTTATCAGACTTTGCATCTATCAGGGTTGAAATAATAAAATCCCCCTCTACCTGTAGCAGTGGGCCGCGTAAGTTGATTGGCGGATTCGGCGTTGGTGGCATTTTAGCCATCTCTGCCACATCTGGATCTTTTGTTTCCTTGGGAACAGAAATTTTAGGAACAATCATACGGCCGACTGGCATAATTTCTATGCCATTATCAGTAAGGGTAGCGCCAGTAAAGTGTCGCCAATCATGATTCGTAATTAAATCTGCCGCTAAGCAAGAGGGTGAATTTAAAAGAATCACTGAAAGCATTAGCCCTAAGAATATTCTTAATAATAACTTGCTAAATCGCTCCATGATACCACCTCTCATTGCATCATTTTAGTACCACTATCTTTTTATCCAGGAACCAAGTCGCTGTAAACCTCTTTTCCTTAAGTAAAAGATCCAAAGCGACTTGGTCCTAAGGATAATTGGCGCCTTAGTTAGAATTAAAATTCATCTGGAACTTTTTATCTAATCTATTTTGCTGTAGGATCGTTTGTGGAAAAACATTTTCCTTGATAGCTGCAAAGCACTAGTCCCTCTTCCTTGACTTCAATCGTAGCCGACTTAAACGTCTGTGCCAAAGCAACAGGCTCACTTTCAATAGCATACAATGTGCCTGTCTCTTCTAATGAGGGTGGTGGCACGGCACGACGACGGTTTAAGCTACCGAATCGAACCAAATTATATTTGGACCAAAGTAGCATGATGATAAATACAGCACTTCCTACTAAAGTAAGACGGATAAGCATATTTATCGTTGCTTCAACATCCTGGGGAGTAAAGAGATAGTTGTAAAAATACGTTCCTGCAGCACCCCATAAAGCAAGGGTTAACATGATTAGGAAAAAACTAAACACAGCAAGACCAATTGTGATGATCGTATTATCCGCTGCCTTCTGTTTACTTGATTGAAGTTTAGGCTCATTAATGATTGCCATTAGAATTACCTCCTCTTGCACCATCAATCACTCGTATTCCTCTATCTGGACTGGTCCACGTTGCTGAAGTGCCTTTTTTCTTTAGAAAGGCTTTGGGGATCGCCCGTATTACAGCAAGTGAATTAAACATCCAATAAATTACTGGATACCAGATAACAACGAAGTACACGGCAAGTAAATTGGAATCGTATTTCCTATCGAGAAATAAACTAAGGGAAAATTGAATGAGGCAAGTCAGGGCAATTATGCCACCAGTCCATTGAGGTATTGCATTTCCATAAGGTGCAAAGGCCGACTGGATTCCAAATAACACTCCCAATACCCCCAAAATAGATACGGTTATAAAGGTTAATGCCCAAGTAACACTTAGCACATAGTCAAGGTATAGAGGCCATAAGCGACATTCCTTCCAACTTGTAAGAACATCGGAGTGACGTCTTAGTACTTCAATACCACCTTGGGCCCAGCGCACTCTTTGCCTCCAAAGGCCACCCAAGGTTTCTGGAACTAATATCCAACCAAGAGCATTGGTCTCGTAACGAACATCCCACTTCTTTTTCTCAATCTTCCACGTCATATCAATATCGTCCGTAATCATATCTGTACTCCATAGCCCTACGTCAATCAAAGCAGATCGACGAAATGCAGCTATAACACCTGATACTGTCAAAATCTTACCCAACAGCCTTTGGGTTCGCTTGATGAGACCTATTACACTAGAATATTCGGCTGTCTGAATTTTAGCCAATAAACTGGTCCGATTACGCACCCTCGGGTTACCAGTAACAGCTCCTACTCTAGGAAATTTTGTAAAGTGCCATACTAACCAATGTAATGCTTTTTTATCTAAAAGACAATCAGCATCTATGGTTACAACGATTTCACCTTTACTCATTAAAAACCCATAATTTAAAGCTGCTGCTTTGCCCATATTCTGCTTGAGAATTAAGGAACGAACCTTCGGTGATTCCGCTACAATGTCATCAATCATTAAACAAGTTTTATCGGTACTGCCATCATCAACAACAATAACTTCAAAATTTGGATAATCTGATTCTAAAATAGCATGCACTGTTTCCTTTATCGAATCTTCCTCATTGTGAGCTGGAACCATGATTGTCATTAGAGGAAATTCTTGCAAATCCGGATACTCAGGCACGTTACGCTCATAGCGGAAATAAAAGTAGGAAGCTCCTATCATCCAAACAATACTCATAATGATTGGATATAAGAAAATAAACTGTCCTAAAAATTCCATGTCCTCGCCCCCTTGATATACTATGGTATCCGTACCGTTTTATCTTCAAACACGACATCAGGGATGAAAATAAAGTCAATGGCTCCCTTGCTACGCAACGTATCCATTTGCGCTTTTAGATCCTTTTCTTTAATCCACAAATTTCTATTACTATCAAAGGTTTCTAATTCAAAAGCGAACTTTGTTCCAGTATTAGCTAGAGTCGTCTCTGCTATTTTTCCTAACCACTGTAAGTAGTCACCATTTTGTTTTTGGTGAAAAGGATAAGTCCTTATCACAGTGTAGTTAAAAGAATCTAAGTAACTCCCGAAATCCCGATCTTGCTCTTTATTAAGCAGGTCCTCTGCAGCTATGCTTTGCGCAAACAATGCATATGGTCGATAGGTATGAACGGAATTCATCATTTGAATCGTTAGATTTTGCACAGCCTCTTTTTGCATTTTCGTCCATTGACTGCGAGTCGACTCATCTTTTAAAACTTCGGCCGTAAGCTCTTTGTTAAATTTACTTTGAAAGCTTGCTTTCGCTGCTGACGAAAAGTCTTCAATAGTTGTAGGATACAAATCATCTTGAAAAAGTACTCCATCTACATACGTATAGGCAGCTAAATCAGCATAAAGTTCAACAAGTTTTTTCTGTACTATTGGACTAAAAGGTGTCGCCCTAGTATATCGACTATTATTCTGAACATCTGATATTATGAATCCATCCTCTGGATGTTCTTTAGTAAGCCACTGGGAGGACAAATCTGGCATCACAGCATATACTAAAAAGCCTCCCTCGCGAAGTTTGCTGGCTATATGACTAAAAATATCGGCTTTTACAGGCATTACCGTTGTATAAAAGTAGGCACTTTCTATATCCTTATTTTCATTGGTAAATG
This window harbors:
- a CDS encoding HutP family protein, yielding MEITSIVVGRAAMNMAISEDRQDEKEIQKRLNARDIRSVAVDFGGEYLGSVKKIIERAVVAAERQGLVSANHVGEGAVAGATHAALEQITSKAVGLNVGGKIGIARHGEHICVAVYFGVGVLNLNEVAVGLAHRSLASVEE
- a CDS encoding sodium:solute symporter family protein, with product MNIQLVIIILYICVLFGISIYVKRRTESSTGFLFAGRKLTTLLVATNIAGTAIGAASTIGVAENAYQYGIAAGWYNVAWAAGAVLMAMVAAEKYREMDCTTIPELFERYYDKKGRAISVLGMITIQLVITSLQYLAGGAILSSLLPGIFSFQGGMITSAIVFIGTTLIGGLWSSGLSNILSVTLIYIGVLISTVTTVSNQGGLSNLAASLPSNVDWFSPLGGLGLATIVGWFAVMMTQTITAQGPVQVACSAVDGKAAKKGFLWGALLIFPVGFLCAIMGMAARVAHPGMNATLALPQMIMGLDPIISGLTLAALWAADVATACHILLAAGTLFSQDIYKRFINPSVSDEKYTVINRSSILGLGIATLWFAFNAVGIVKTMLIGLSLTTAFTLVFLFTMFAPNFCRRNSAFYTTLAGMITLFAWQMFPSIQIFAHPIYMEWLVCLVTFFIVAIVDNEKITVIQKREAA
- a CDS encoding RluA family pseudouridine synthase — encoded protein: MKSFITYKVSKEHAGFTLEEYLKQILQYSGRKIQKLTRQKGIFLNGKKVFLQKKIKAEDTLRVLQSEDLSYGVEPEQGHIEILYEDDTMLVLHKPAYQLVHPTGQTTSGTLANYLAYLLKERGTISTVRPVHRLDRETSGCIIFAKDSRSQFILEQQLKAGTLKRTYWALVKGIVNPTAATINAPIGFHATLANRRAINEKGEHAVTHYQTIQTLSSASLLELHLETGRTHQIRIHLAHIGYPIIGDAMYGIRTSWMPRQALHAASITFRQVESNEEITVKAPLPQDFLEAINFCKKENPF
- a CDS encoding flavodoxin, encoding MKKITVIYWSGTGNTKQMAEAIAAGAALEGISVNLLSVDKASKADVLTSDAVALGCSAMGNEVLEEMEMEPFIQDLEGENLSSIPLVLFGSYDWGDGQWLKDWAERMEEQGAKLEAEGLMIHNTPDESGLDLCRNLGAKLAAAII
- a CDS encoding endo-1,4-beta-xylanase, producing MERFSKLLLRIFLGLMLSVILLNSPSCLAADLITNHDWRHFTGATLTDNGIEIMPVGRMIVPKISVPKETKDPDVAEMAKMPPTPNPPINLRGPLLQVEGDFIISTLIDAKSDKEAYLDLYGTLPIIYDEWRQEGKRLRLGVKNGVLMVFVWDGSSPDPIVKKFGDGATGIVTMSVSRIGGNFLFEINGKQVGRLADPGVFSNGEIVFGADAEQGGGFTIRQLSAQSLSTVSKVQVIDREPLKAYTFNPDSLRAIASSRDKPIYIGAAVAAIPLVTDEKYQSLVGREFSMVTPENDMKFQFIHPGPTVYAFNEADALVEFAQNNNIRVHGHALVWHEALPRWVTEGRHSSDEVKQILSEHIRTVVGHYKGKVAEWDVVNEPLKDMGYNTNKGLRSANPWFQAMGEEYIDFAFREANATDENARLYLNEYGIEEPGEKFDVLYALVKRLLARGVPIHGIGFQMHEDMEAGKYVGSQPELVAINMQKIVDLGLEVRVSEMDVNLNAKPTPRRLNEQARGFGDMLAMSIRQDKLKSFGQWGVTDRYSSLAPMFEYFQLGNGLLFDADYQPKPSYYRMKEIMIDQ
- the pgaD gene encoding poly-beta-1,6-N-acetyl-D-glucosamine biosynthesis protein PgaD — its product is MAIINEPKLQSSKQKAADNTIITIGLAVFSFFLIMLTLALWGAAGTYFYNYLFTPQDVEATINMLIRLTLVGSAVFIIMLLWSKYNLVRFGSLNRRRAVPPPSLEETGTLYAIESEPVALAQTFKSATIEVKEEGLVLCSYQGKCFSTNDPTAK
- the pgaC gene encoding poly-beta-1,6-N-acetyl-D-glucosamine synthase → MEFLGQFIFLYPIIMSIVWMIGASYFYFRYERNVPEYPDLQEFPLMTIMVPAHNEEDSIKETVHAILESDYPNFEVIVVDDGSTDKTCLMIDDIVAESPKVRSLILKQNMGKAAALNYGFLMSKGEIVVTIDADCLLDKKALHWLVWHFTKFPRVGAVTGNPRVRNRTSLLAKIQTAEYSSVIGLIKRTQRLLGKILTVSGVIAAFRRSALIDVGLWSTDMITDDIDMTWKIEKKKWDVRYETNALGWILVPETLGGLWRQRVRWAQGGIEVLRRHSDVLTSWKECRLWPLYLDYVLSVTWALTFITVSILGVLGVLFGIQSAFAPYGNAIPQWTGGIIALTCLIQFSLSLFLDRKYDSNLLAVYFVVIWYPVIYWMFNSLAVIRAIPKAFLKKKGTSATWTSPDRGIRVIDGARGGNSNGNH